One genomic segment of Streptomyces sp. TLI_146 includes these proteins:
- a CDS encoding HAMP domain-containing sensor histidine kinase, protein MRWALVKVAVAVTLMVVLAFAVPLGLVIKEMARDRAFSNAERQAAAIGPTLSITADRDALERAVASTQAGAAGRMAVHIPAPPGGAPVEIGRGRAPRKDLDATRKVVRAYISGVPGGSTLLQPTALSSGEIAIVEVYVPEAEVTNGVATAWLVLAGVGIALVVGSVAVADRLGVRMVRPAQRLAGAAHDLGEGKLGARVPEEGPAELRSAAVAFNSMADQVVQLLANERELAADLSHRLRTPLTVLRLNAASLGEGPAAEQTRAAVEQLEREVDTIIRTAREAKPQTQPAGAGAGCDASEVIRDRMAFWSALAEDEGREVRLAGVERPVRIPVARPELAAALDAMLGNVFRHTPEGTAFSVDVHNGEDAVIVLVSDAGAGIADPRAALARGSSGGGSTGLGLDIVRRMAESTGGDVRLGRSVLGGTEVRVWIGLGAPRPTSRIRPRRRRRRPSPA, encoded by the coding sequence ATGAGGTGGGCGCTGGTGAAGGTCGCGGTCGCCGTCACGCTGATGGTGGTGCTCGCCTTCGCCGTACCGCTGGGCCTGGTCATCAAGGAGATGGCGCGCGACCGCGCCTTCTCCAACGCCGAGCGGCAGGCCGCCGCGATCGGCCCGACCCTCTCCATCACCGCCGACCGCGACGCGCTGGAACGGGCCGTCGCCTCCACCCAGGCGGGCGCGGCGGGCCGGATGGCCGTGCACATCCCGGCGCCGCCGGGCGGCGCGCCCGTCGAGATCGGCCGGGGCCGGGCGCCGCGCAAGGACCTGGACGCGACGCGGAAGGTCGTACGCGCGTACATCTCCGGTGTTCCCGGCGGCTCCACCCTGCTCCAGCCGACCGCGCTCAGCTCGGGCGAGATCGCGATCGTCGAGGTGTACGTGCCCGAGGCCGAGGTCACCAACGGCGTGGCCACGGCGTGGCTGGTCCTGGCGGGCGTGGGCATCGCCCTGGTCGTCGGCTCGGTGGCGGTGGCGGACCGCCTGGGCGTACGCATGGTGCGCCCCGCGCAGCGACTGGCCGGGGCGGCGCACGACCTGGGGGAGGGGAAGCTGGGGGCGCGGGTGCCGGAGGAGGGACCGGCGGAACTGCGGTCGGCGGCGGTGGCGTTCAACTCGATGGCCGACCAGGTGGTGCAACTCCTGGCGAACGAGCGGGAGTTGGCTGCGGACCTGTCGCACCGGCTCCGCACCCCCTTGACGGTTCTGCGGCTCAACGCCGCCTCCCTGGGGGAGGGTCCGGCGGCCGAGCAGACGCGGGCGGCCGTCGAGCAGCTGGAGCGCGAGGTAGACACGATCATCCGTACGGCGCGGGAGGCCAAGCCGCAGACCCAGCCCGCCGGGGCGGGCGCCGGGTGCGACGCGTCCGAGGTCATCCGGGACCGGATGGCGTTCTGGTCGGCGCTGGCGGAGGACGAGGGCCGGGAGGTACGGCTCGCGGGCGTCGAACGCCCGGTCCGCATCCCGGTCGCGCGGCCCGAACTGGCCGCGGCGCTCGACGCGATGCTCGGCAACGTGTTCCGGCACACGCCGGAGGGGACGGCGTTCTCGGTGGACGTCCACAACGGCGAGGACGCGGTGATCGTGCTGGTCTCGGACGCGGGGGCCGGGATCGCGGATCCTCGGGCGGCGCTGGCGCGGGGGTCGAGCGGGGGTGGCTCGACGGGGCTCGGGCTGGACATCGTGCGGCGGATGGCGGAGTCGACGGGGGGTGACGTCCGTCTTGGCCGGTCGGTGCTGGGCGGCACGGAGGTCCGGGTCTGGATCGGCCTGGGCGCCCCGCGCCCGACGTCCCGGATCCGCCCGCGGAGACGGCGCCGCCGCCCGTCACCGGCGTGA
- a CDS encoding response regulator transcription factor: MASVLVVEDDQFVRSALIRHLTEASHTVRSVGTALEALREVAHFRFDVVVLDLGLPDLDGAEALKMLRGITDVPVIIATARDDETEIVRLLNDGADDYLVKPFSVEHLSARMTAVLRRARAAGAEPPPTLIRVGGLSIDPLRRQAELDGLPLDLTRREFDLLAFLAGRPGVVVPRKELLAEVWQQSYGDDQTIDVHLSWLRRKLGETAARPRYLHTLRGVGVKLEPPRPEPGR, from the coding sequence ATGGCAAGTGTGCTCGTGGTCGAGGACGACCAGTTCGTTCGCTCCGCCCTCATCCGCCACCTCACCGAGGCCTCCCACACCGTACGGAGCGTCGGCACCGCCCTGGAGGCGCTGCGCGAGGTGGCCCATTTCCGGTTCGACGTGGTCGTCCTCGACCTCGGACTGCCCGATCTCGACGGCGCCGAGGCGCTGAAGATGCTGCGCGGCATCACCGACGTACCGGTGATCATCGCGACCGCGCGGGACGACGAGACGGAGATCGTCCGGCTGCTCAACGACGGCGCGGACGACTACCTGGTCAAGCCGTTCTCGGTGGAGCACCTGTCCGCGCGGATGACGGCCGTGCTGCGCCGTGCGCGGGCCGCCGGCGCCGAGCCGCCGCCGACGCTGATCCGGGTCGGCGGCCTCTCCATCGACCCCCTGCGCCGCCAGGCCGAACTGGACGGGCTGCCCCTGGACCTCACCCGCCGCGAGTTCGACCTGCTGGCGTTCCTCGCCGGGCGCCCCGGGGTGGTCGTCCCGCGCAAGGAGCTGCTGGCCGAGGTGTGGCAGCAGTCGTACGGCGACGACCAGACCATCGACGTCCATCTGTCCTGGCTGCGCCGCAAGCTGGGCGAGACGGCCGCGCGGCCGCGCTATCTGCACACCCTGCGCGGGGTGGGCGTGAAGCTGGAGCCACCCCGGCCGGAGCCCGGCCGATGA
- a CDS encoding spermidine synthase: MAARSGTKNGAKGGPKAAPGGRRGRPAAPQALVEAVDGGLAELIPDRDRPRGWTLLLDGAPQSHVDLDAPERLTFEYQRRLGHVIDLAGEPGRPLQVLHLGGGALTLARYTAATRPRSTQQVVEVDAALVGLVRRELPLDPQARIRVRALDAREGLAKIPDGWADLVVADVFSGARTPAHLTSTEFLGEVRRVLRPGGMYAANLADGPPLAHLRAQIATAAALFPELALAADPTVLRGKRFGNAVLLASDVPLPVAEFTRRIAGDPHPGRVEHGRALADFTGGATPVTDATAKPSPVPPPSVFR, from the coding sequence ATGGCGGCACGAAGCGGTACGAAGAACGGGGCGAAGGGCGGGCCGAAGGCCGCGCCGGGCGGGCGGCGCGGTCGTCCGGCCGCCCCGCAGGCCCTCGTGGAGGCGGTCGACGGCGGCCTCGCCGAGCTGATACCGGACCGGGACCGGCCGCGCGGCTGGACCCTGCTGCTCGACGGCGCACCCCAGTCCCACGTCGACCTGGACGCGCCGGAGCGGCTCACCTTCGAGTACCAGCGGCGCCTGGGCCACGTCATCGACCTCGCCGGCGAGCCGGGCCGCCCCCTCCAGGTGCTGCACCTGGGCGGCGGCGCCCTCACCCTCGCCCGCTACACGGCCGCCACCCGCCCCCGCTCCACCCAGCAGGTCGTCGAGGTCGACGCGGCGCTGGTGGGCCTGGTCCGCCGCGAGCTGCCGCTCGATCCGCAGGCCCGGATACGGGTGCGCGCCCTGGACGCCCGCGAAGGGCTCGCCAAGATCCCGGACGGCTGGGCCGACCTGGTCGTCGCCGACGTCTTCAGCGGCGCCCGCACCCCCGCGCATCTGACCAGCACCGAGTTCCTGGGCGAGGTGCGCCGGGTGCTGCGGCCCGGCGGGATGTACGCGGCCAACCTCGCCGACGGGCCGCCGCTGGCGCATCTGCGCGCCCAGATAGCCACCGCCGCCGCGCTCTTCCCCGAGCTGGCGCTCGCCGCCGACCCGACCGTGCTGCGCGGCAAGCGGTTCGGCAACGCGGTCCTGCTCGCCTCGGACGTGCCGCTGCCGGTGGCCGAGTTCACCCGCCGCATCGCGGGCGACCCGCACCCCGGGCGCGTCGAACACGGCCGTGCGCTGGCCGACTTCACGGGCGGGGCGACCCCGGTGACGGACGCGACCGCCAAGCCGTCGCCCGTACCGCCGCCGTCGGTGTTCCGGTAG
- a CDS encoding histidine phosphatase family protein codes for MPAAEPRILLARHGQTEWSLLGKHTGRTDIPLLEEGRRGAKLLGERLHRAPWDGLADVEVRTSPLVRARETCDLAGFGERATDWDALMEFDYGAYEGLTPPEIKAGRPDWFIWRDGVEGGETLAQVSARADEVVEWARSASRDVLVFAHGHILRSIAARWLGEPIGFAARIKLDPTSLSVLGWAYGAPAVERWNDTGHLEV; via the coding sequence ATGCCAGCCGCCGAACCGCGCATCCTGCTCGCCCGGCACGGGCAGACCGAGTGGTCGCTCCTGGGCAAGCACACCGGCCGTACCGACATCCCGCTGCTCGAAGAGGGCCGCCGTGGCGCGAAGCTGCTCGGCGAGCGGCTGCACCGGGCGCCCTGGGACGGCCTGGCGGACGTCGAGGTCCGAACGAGCCCGCTGGTACGCGCGCGTGAGACGTGCGACCTGGCCGGGTTCGGCGAGCGGGCGACGGACTGGGACGCGCTGATGGAGTTCGACTACGGGGCGTACGAGGGGCTCACCCCGCCCGAGATCAAGGCGGGCCGGCCCGACTGGTTCATCTGGCGCGACGGGGTCGAGGGCGGCGAGACGCTGGCGCAGGTGTCGGCGCGGGCGGACGAGGTCGTGGAGTGGGCGCGGTCCGCCTCGCGGGACGTGCTGGTCTTCGCGCACGGGCACATCCTGCGGTCGATCGCGGCGCGCTGGCTCGGCGAGCCGATCGGCTTCGCGGCCCGGATCAAGCTCGATCCGACGTCGCTGTCGGTCCTTGGCTGGGCGTACGGGGCTCCGGCTGTCGAGCGGTGGAACGATACGGGCCACTTGGAGGTGTGA
- a CDS encoding phosphatase PAP2 family protein: MQHPAPRPRWWTELPLIAIVYAAYSAGRLLVSGSESQAVDHGLAILRMEKYLHINAEHPLNRLFTRTPSLGIPADFAYASLHYLVTPAILVWLFRRRPVQYRAARTWLMLSTLLGLVGFSLLPTCPPRLLDASHGFVDTMAQYSSYGWWGGDASAPRGMGGMTNQYAAMPSLHVGWALWCGVMLWRFGGSRLTRVLGVLYPLTITFVVMGTANHYLLDAVAGAAVMGLGLLLSRPAMRLADAVRARVAPGSFGARAPIVSAGCKTSTGERIPGQRTSDDSTAGADDSHPSAAR; encoded by the coding sequence ATGCAGCACCCCGCGCCTCGGCCCCGCTGGTGGACCGAGCTGCCGCTCATCGCCATCGTCTATGCCGCCTATTCGGCGGGCCGCCTCCTGGTGAGCGGCAGCGAGTCGCAGGCAGTGGATCACGGCCTGGCGATCCTGCGCATGGAGAAGTACCTGCACATCAACGCCGAGCACCCGCTCAACCGGCTCTTCACCCGCACCCCGTCGCTCGGCATACCCGCCGACTTCGCCTACGCGTCGCTGCACTACCTGGTGACGCCCGCGATCCTGGTGTGGCTGTTCCGCCGCCGCCCGGTGCAGTACCGCGCCGCCCGCACCTGGCTGATGCTCTCCACCCTGCTGGGCCTGGTGGGCTTCTCGCTGCTGCCGACCTGCCCGCCGCGCCTGCTCGACGCCTCGCACGGGTTCGTCGACACGATGGCGCAGTACAGCTCGTACGGCTGGTGGGGCGGCGACGCCAGCGCGCCGCGCGGAATGGGCGGCATGACCAACCAGTACGCGGCGATGCCGAGCCTGCACGTGGGCTGGGCGCTGTGGTGCGGCGTGATGCTGTGGCGGTTCGGCGGCAGCCGGCTGACCCGGGTGCTGGGCGTCCTGTACCCGCTGACCATCACGTTCGTGGTGATGGGCACCGCCAACCACTATCTGCTCGACGCGGTCGCCGGGGCGGCCGTGATGGGGCTCGGCCTGCTGCTCTCGCGGCCCGCGATGCGGCTCGCGGACGCGGTGCGCGCCCGTGTCGCACCCGGCTCGTTCGGCGCACGGGCCCCGATTGTCAGTGCCGGATGCAAGACTTCCACGGGTGAGCGAATCCCAGGGCAGCGCACGTCCGACGACTCCACCGCGGGAGCGGACGACAGCCATCCGTCAGCGGCTCGCTGA